The region TTTTTGCCTCTTGATCTATTACCAGACTTTCCCGGAGAAGAAACTTCTTTTCCAAGAGGATAAACTCGTTTATCTACCGGAAAATTTGGAATCAGTTCCGCTGGGACCGGACTGGGTTCGCTTGGACGAACTTCCGGAAGGTAGTTTGGAATATTTGGTAGAAGTGGAAGACTATCGTTTTTATCGGCATAGGGGATATTCTTTGGCAGATATCCAATCTTCGATCGTGCAAGCGGTTCTATTCTTCAGAAGACTTAGAGGGGCGAGTACCATCGATCAGCAACTGGCTAGAACTCTTTTTTTATCTAGGGATAAAACGCTGACTCGAAAATTGAGGGAAATCCGGATCGCCCAATGTTTGGATGAAGAGCTGGGAAAAAAGGGCGTCTTGGAATATTACCTGAATCTGGTTTATTGGGGAAGAGGACTCAACGGAATCTTTCGTTCTTCCAGATATTATTTTCAAAAACATCCTAAGAATCTGCTTCCAAGCGAATTCAAAGCCTTAGTCCAGATCTTAAAAAAGCCGGACGCTTATTCCTTGGAAGAAGTTCGGTCTTTAGCGGAACAATATTAATTTTTACAGTCGCTCTATTTTATCCACCAGGGCCCAGATTTGATCCTCGGAAAGCTCCTTCGAAAAGGAAGGCATCGCTTGGTTCTTTCCGTCTCGGATCGTTTTGAAAATTCCCGCTCTCATCTTATTCCCTCCGAATAAGAAGCCCATCCTCATTCCGAAGGTCCCGAATTTTCTAGGAGTCGGATTTACATTAGGGTCAGGGATACCGTTCGTACCGTGGCAGGTCGCACATTTCCCGTTCCAAAAAGTATCGGCGAATGCTCTCAATTCCTGGGTGGGAGGGATGGGTCTGGCGACTTCTTCTTTCTTGGTCTGTCCGGTCCCGCAAGTAACGTAAAAAGTAGAGAGAAGAATGGATAGAATCAGGGAGAATTTCATAATCCGAGAATTCTTTCCTGCTTTCCGGTTCGGAAAACTTTTTTTCCCCTAGTTTTTCAAAATTCGTTCCTTAGGATTAAAAATGGTTGGACATCGGAGCTCGAGAGGAAATACTGGCTCTAGATTCTCGGTGATTATAGAGAGAGGGTCACACCCGTTCCCATCCCGAACACGGAAGTTAAGCCTCTCATCGCTGATGGTACTGCATGGTTCGCTGTGTGGGAGAGTAGGACGTTGCCGGGTTTCTTAGCAATTATCAAAAGGCCGGTTTTTACCGGCCTTTTTTATTTTTCCGCCGCTTTTTAATAATCAGATCGGTAAGCATTTCCTATTCCAAGGCCTTTATCCGTCTGAGTACGAATTTCCCTATTCGTAGAATCATTATAAATTGAGAATATACTAAAGAATCCTTCGGATTCGATTTTCATTAAGATTTAAAAACATTCCGTTAAAACATACGAAATAAGTCGACCGCAGACATTTTACGGCCTAAGGAATCTCCGTTAAGTCTCTTTATTAGTAAAGATAGCGCTCGTTCGAAATACAGGTGTTATATCGGTACGATCTGAAATTTTTTTCCAAAATTTGAGATTGTTTCATTTTGTCCGCTTGACTACCTGCACTCTCGATAGTAGAATTCCCTCCGCTTCCGATTCTGGACCCCGAGGGAGTTTAGTTAGATTAGATGGGCTTAATTTCGAAAAGCGCGGGTTCCAAAATGACGTACTATGGCGGTTGATTCCTGACTGTGCTTGGTCGGGAGGAATTCCCCTCCCGACCCACCTTTTTACGTCTATCATTCGATTTTTCTATTCTGAAACTCTTTTTGTTTAGAACATTTTTTTAATATTCCAGTTATCAATCGGCTATCCCTTCGGCTCGAATCATTTTTCGAAATTATTTGAGCGGATTTCCAATTCAGGATCGCAAATTCCCCGAGGAAATAAATTGTAGTCCCACATATTTCCGTATAGGAGCCGAAAGGAATGTATCGTAGACCGATATATCTAGTAAAATTCTTACTCAATGTCGCATTAGCGACCGTTTTGATCTTAAGCTGGTCCCCTGCCTCGGCCGAATCGCAATGCCAAGGATTATCCAAAGGCCAATGCGAATCGGATTCGGATTGTACCTGGGTATCGGGTTATAAGAAAGAAAGCGGAACTAGTGTGGATGCTTATTGCAGGGCAAAGCCAGGTAAGGCTTCCGATAACGGTAGCACCGTGAAAAAGTCCAAATCCAAGAAATCCGAAGATAGCGACGACGATTCCGACGAAGCGGAACCTAAGAAGAAAAAGAAATCCAAAAAGGATAAGGACGACGACGATAAGGATTCTAAAAAGTCTAAGAAAGACAAAGAAGACGATGACTCCGACTCTAAAAAATCCAAGAAGTCCAAAAAGGACAAGGATGATGACGGAGATAAAAAGTCCAAGAAATCCAAGAAGGATAAAGACGAGGACGACGATAAGGACTCCAAGAAGTCAAAGAAATCCAAAAAAGATAAGGACGACGACAAGGATTCTAAAAAATCCAAAAAGTCTAAGAAGAAAAAGAAAGACGATTAACTCGTCTCATTCTACTTTCTGAAAACAAAAAGACCGGAGAATTTCGCTCCGGTCTTTTTTGTAATAACGGACTTTCGTATGGGATCAGGTATATTCTTCGATCGGAAGACAGGAACAAACTAGGTTTCTATCCCCATATACGTTGTCGATTCTTCCCACATAAGGCCAGAACTTATGCTCCTTGGTCCAAGGTGCCGGGTAGGCCGCTTTTTCACGAGAATAAGCATGGCTCCAGGAATCTCCGATTACCATCGCTGCGGTGTGAGGAGAATTTTTCAAAACGTTGTCCTTGGCGTCCGCTTTTCCGTTTTCGATCTCCTGAATTTCTCCGTGGATTCGTATCATTGCCTCGCAGAATCGATCCAATTCTTCTTTGGATTCGGATTCGGTAGGCTCGATCATAAGAGTCCCCGGTACAGGAAAGGACATGGTAGGCGCATGGAATCCGTAATCCATCAATCTCTTGGCCACATCTTCCACTTCGACACCGCTGGCCTTTTTAAAAGGTCTCACGTCCAAAATACATTCGTGAGCGACGAGACCGTTCTTTCCCTTATATAGTACGGGATAGTAATTCTCCAAACGCTTCGCGATATAATTGGCATTCAGAATAGCGGCCTCGGTCGATTGTCTTAGACCTTCGGATCCTAATAGAGCGATATAGACCCAGGATATCAGGACTATACTCGCACTTCCCCAAGGAGCTGCGGAAACGGCACCGTGCGCGTTGCCTGTTCCGTTATTCACTAACGGGTGGCCGGGTAAGAAGGGCTTTAGATGTTCCGCTACTCCGATCGGACCTACTCCAGGACCTCCTCCTCCATGAGGAATGCAGAATGTCTTGTGCAGATTGAGATGGCAAACGTCAGCGCCTATACTTGCAGGGCGAGTGATCCCCACTTGGGCGTTCATATTCGCCCCGTCCATATAGACTTGTCCGCCGTGTTCGTGAACGATGGAACAGATTTCCTTAATAGGCTCTTCGTAGACTCCGTGAGTCGACGGATAAGTGACCATGAGGGCCGCTAAGTCGTTGGAATGTTGCTTTGCCTTGGCTCTCAGATCTTCCAAATCCACGTTTCCATCCGAATCGCAGGCCACGACTACGACCTTGAATCCGGCCATTGCGGCCGAGGCAGGGTTTGTTCCGTGGGCGGAAATAGGGATCAGACAAACGTTTCTCTGTTTA is a window of Leptospira wolffii serovar Khorat str. Khorat-H2 DNA encoding:
- a CDS encoding c-type cytochrome — encoded protein: MKFSLILSILLSTFYVTCGTGQTKKEEVARPIPPTQELRAFADTFWNGKCATCHGTNGIPDPNVNPTPRKFGTFGMRMGFLFGGNKMRAGIFKTIRDGKNQAMPSFSKELSEDQIWALVDKIERL
- a CDS encoding biosynthetic peptidoglycan transglycosylase; its protein translation is MSSSEHFLHKWIATAIRGFLLFCFCLLIYYQTFPEKKLLFQEDKLVYLPENLESVPLGPDWVRLDELPEGSLEYLVEVEDYRFYRHRGYSLADIQSSIVQAVLFFRRLRGASTIDQQLARTLFLSRDKTLTRKLREIRIAQCLDEELGKKGVLEYYLNLVYWGRGLNGIFRSSRYYFQKHPKNLLPSEFKALVQILKKPDAYSLEEVRSLAEQY